CGGGCAGCTGGTGCCGCTGATCTCCACCCGGGTGTCGGTCAGCAGCCGCCCGGACCGCAGGTCGTAGCCGCGGACGGGGATCGCCACCCGATGGAACGTCACGTTCCCGCCGAGGGTGTACGGGCAGGTCTTGACCGCCGCGCCGAGCTCCGGCGCGCCGACGCAGAGCACCCGCGTGGCGGTGGCGACGTCCTCGGTCATCCACTCGGCGGGCAGCCGGGCGGTGTACTGCCGGTCGCCGGCGATCAGTGCCCGGTTCGGCCCGGCCGGAGCGGCCGAGAACGGCACCGGGGCGGCGCAGTACGCCGGCTGACCGGACGCCGGACGCTGCAGCAGGCCACGCAGCTTCGCCAGCTCGGCCGCCTGCTCACGGCGGATCCGCGCCTCCTCGAGCTTCTGGTCGGCCTGCCCCACCCCCGCCCGGGCCGCGCCCGCCAGCTCGTGGTCGGGATACTGGTCGAGCAGCTGCTGGTAGGTCGTCCGCGCGTTCTCCCAGTCCTCGGCCGCCAGCCGGCGCCCGCCGCAGTCCGCCAGCGCCCCGGGCGCGATCCGCGGGACGGCCCGGCGGGCGCGGTCCAGCTCGCCGCCGCCGGTCGGCTGCCGGGCGAGCCAGGTGGCGATCCGCACCGTGACGCAGGGATCCTCGGTCGGCAGGCCGGCGAGGAACCGGTCCAGAGCCGCCCCTACCAGGCCCTCGTTGCCGGGCAGCGCCGTGAGCACGGTGGACAGCTGCCGGAAGCCCCGGTCCAACGCCG
The Parafrankia discariae DNA segment above includes these coding regions:
- a CDS encoding tetratricopeptide repeat protein, with amino-acid sequence MTQGESEPKPEPEPRPAARSHDPLAVAVANASLFGGGYLMLGRGQLAVVVLLITAELLIIFASVAQTLWFGLVLLAWWVAVIAHGWYLAGGRPSRGRLRPVRSKRQWAVAVAAVLPVLLAFGLLRFDVARIERDVAQARRADDCPRVESAVERVSPAHRMVEVAPAAAGEDMVEACALLRTAAGPLDAGLTGDTAALDRGFRQLSTVLTALPGNEGLVGAALDRFLAGLPTEDPCVTVRIATWLARQPTGGGELDRARRAVPRIAPGALADCGGRRLAAEDWENARTTYQQLLDQYPDHELAGAARAGVGQADQKLEEARIRREQAAELAKLRGLLQRPASGQPAYCAAPVPFSAAPAGPNRALIAGDRQYTARLPAEWMTEDVATATRVLCVGAPELGAAVKTCPYTLGGNVTFHRVAIPVRGYDLRSGRLLTDTRVEISGTSCPQVIYGFGSDRYVTPSDSQVQAAFRPLISP